In Stigmatopora nigra isolate UIUO_SnigA chromosome 2, RoL_Snig_1.1, whole genome shotgun sequence, a single window of DNA contains:
- the LOC144190876 gene encoding transcription initiation factor TFIID subunit 3-like isoform X2 has protein sequence MCESYGSSLLRVSVAQICQALGWDAVQLTACDLLADVLQRYIQQMGRVCHRYSELYGRTDPVLDDVSQAFRLLGVSLSELDDYVNNLEPVAFPQQLPAFPVGKNNVLQFPQPGTFHFDERKDYIPDYMPPLVSLQEEEEEEVLPDMGTSAEAMQVAMEEDEEDFDDEETVNDENHPLKRPLDSPDEALGMMPTSKRPRMLPGLSPEWGVEPREPLTSLNPQRVPPPPGMLPTHDSLDPPSPETPPGVPPSFRPQPITPKYPDPKVLGTPGKKAKVSSPGRQRTKSPKGVNPLPGGGSPIHSPPKTSKERKKSPARTKSPKSPKSPKTATTTNKPTPPPVKTDAVYKLPLAVLSERMGKENIHARHNVDNKEPEAGSLLKTEPDNGAIEDSISAVIAKARSEREPDPFAFSSGSDSDSNGFSSPRRLTIMDPAGPKTPPIAGLSTSTPLHLQLGPGKWTMEDSINEVIRKVHQGGPSARPPNHEEYVSSGSASPPTPEPLLKVFEEKSKISVVEVKKKLKKELKTKLKKKEKPKDKEREKDKSKVKEKNKEKNKNKDLSKEGKILWKEFGLKDDDLLGQRDSVLAESSAKDKKGKDGDGTSKKDKDKHKDKKKDKEKGKKDKEKKGKDKNKDKDDKQKQAILAPGLPAPLGELPGGLFGASSCLRLPPAVPPLLPLLQDGKSKDKKKDKKEKKKKKEREREKAKEKEREKEEKRKEKEREKEKREKEKEKEKERLRLEKMKADPPAVTPSPVIPRLTLRVGGQDKIVISKVVPNSEAKSQAPKTPAPKSTPANRPRSPPPPPLPLLLPPPPCVPGPPSPLPPAPAPSSASLLSPGPLLSPSSSLKTPVRSVVTETIRDEWGNQIWICPGCDKPDDGSPMIGCDDCDDWYHWLCVGILTAPPADQQWFCVKCSSKKKDKKHKKKKHKPH, from the exons ATGTGCGAGAGCTATGGCAGCTCGCTGCTGCGTGTGTCGGTGGCGCAGATCTGCCAGGCTCTGGGCTGGGACGCGGTTCAGCTCACCGCCTGCGACCTGCTGGCAGATGTGCTGCAGCGATATATCCAGCAAATGGGCCGAGTGTGCCACCGCTACTCGGAGCTGT ATGGGAGGACAGATCCTGTGCTGGACGACGTGAGTCAGGCTTTCCGGCTGCTGGGGGTGAGTCTGAGCGAACTGGACGACTACGTCAACAACCTGGAGCCCGTGGCCTTCCCCCAACAGTTGCCAGCCTTCCCCGTTGGCAAAAACAATGTCCTGCAGTTCCCTCAGCCTGGCACCTTCCATTTTGATGAGCGGAAGGACTATATTCCTGATTACATGCCTCCTCTGGTCTCCTTGCAAGAAG aagaggaggaggaggtgcttCCCGACATGGGCACATCAGCCGAAGCCATGCAGGTGGCCatggaggaggacgaagaggacTTTGACGACGAAGAGACGGTCAATGACGAGAACCACCCGCTCAAGAGGCCCCTGGACAGTCCCGACGAGGCCCTCGGCATGATGCCTACGTCCAAGCGGCCACGCATGCTTCCCGGTCTCAGCCCCGAGTGGGGCGTGGAGCCCCGCGAACCCCTCACTTCTCTCAACCCTCAGCGCGTGCCTCCTCCGCCGGGCATGCTGCCCACCCACGATAGCCTTGACCCGCCGTCGCCCGAAACCCCGCCGGGCGTGCCGCCCTCCTTCAGACCGCAGCCTATCACGCCAAAATACCCCGATCCAAAGGTCCTCGGCACCCCCGGCAAGAAGGCTAAAGTCTCCTCGCCCGGAAGACAAAGAACTAAGTCCCCGAAAGGGGTCAATCCTTTGCCGGGGGGCGGCAGTCCCATTCATTCTCCCCCGAAAACGTCAAAGGAGAGAAAGAAATCTCCAGCCAGGACAAAGAGCCCCAAAAGTCCCAAAAGCCCGAAGACGGCGACGACGACCAACAAACCCACGCCTCCGCCGGTTAAGACGGACGCCGTTTACAAGCTGCCCCTAGCTGTGCTTAGCGAGCGCATGGGCAAGGAGAACATCCACGCGCGGCACAATGTGGACAACAAGGAGCCCGAGGCGGGCTCTCTCCTCAAGACGGAGCCTGACAACGGCGCCATCGAAGACTCCATCAGCGCCGTGATAGCCAAGGCTCGTTCGGAGCGGGAGCCCGACCCCTTCGCCTTCTCCTCGGGCTCCGACTCGGACAGCAACGGTTTCTCCAGCCCCAGGAGGCTGACCATCATGGACCCGGCCGGCCCCAAAACCCCACCGATCGCCGGTCTCTCCACGTCCACGCCGCTCCACCTGCAGCTAGGCCCGGGGAAGTGGACTATGGAGGATTCCATCAACGAGGTGATCCGCAAGGTCCACCAAGGCGGGCCCTCGGCACGGCCGCCCAACCACGAGGAGTATGTGTCGTCCGGGTCGGCCTCGCCGCCGACGCCCGAACCGCTGCTCAAGGTTTTCGAGGAGAAAAGCAAGATCTCGGTGGTGGAGGTGAAGAAGAAGCTGAAGAAGGAGCTGAAAACCAAactgaagaagaaggagaagccCAAGGATAAGGAGCGGGAGAAGGACAAGAGCAAGGTGAAGGAGAAAAACAAggagaagaacaaaaacaaggacTTGTCCAAGGAGGGTAAGATCCTCTGGAAGGAGTTCGGCCTAAAGGACGACGACCTCCTGGGCCAGCGGGATTCGGTGCTAGCCGAGAGCTCGGCCAAGGATAAGAAAGGAAAGGATGGGGACGGCACCTCCAAGAAAGACAAGgacaagcacaaagacaaaaagaaggaCAAGGAAAAGGGCAAAAAGGACAAGGAGAAGAAAGGCAAAGACAAGAACAAGGACAAGGACGACAAGCAGAAACAAGCCATCCTGGCACCCGGGCTGCCCGCCCCCCTGGGGGAGTTGCCCGGCGGCCTGTTCGGAGCGTCGTCCTGCCTGCGCCTGCCCCCCGCCGTTCCCCCCTTGTTGCCTCTCCTCCAGGATGGCAAGAGCAAGGacaagaaaaaagacaaaaaggagaagaagaaaaagaaggagaGGGAGCGGGAGAAGGCCAAggagaaagagagggaaaaGGAGGAGAAGAGGAAAGAAAAGGAGCGGGAAAAGGAAAAACGGGAGAAGgaaaaggagaaagagaaagagagactcAGATTGGAGAag ATGAAGGCCGACCCACCGGCGGTCACCCCGTCTCCAGTCATTCCCCGACTGACGCTTCGAGTGGGAGGACAAGATAAAAT TGTTATAAGCAAGGTGGTCCCCAACTCTGAAGCAAAATCCCAAGCGCCCAAGACGCCCGCTCCCAAATCCACCCCGGCGAACCGTCCCCGCTCGCCACCGCCGCCTCCGCTTCCACTCCTGTTGCCGCCCCCGCCGTGTGTGCCCGGACCGCCCTCGCCCCTACCGCCGGCCCCCGCGCCATCCTCTGCCTCGCTGCTGTCTCCGGGCCCTCTGCTTTCGCCCTCCTCTTCCCTCAAGACACCCGTACGCAGCGTGGTGACCGAGACG ATTCGAGACGAGTGGGGTAATCAGATCTGGATCTGTCCCGGGTGCGACAAGCCGGATGATGGCAGCCCCATGATTGGGTGCGACGACTGTGACGACTGGTATCACTG GCTTTGCGTGGGGATCTTGACGGCACCCCCCGCAGATCAGCAGTGGTTTTGTGTCAAATGTTCCAGCAAGAAGAaggacaaaaaacataagaagaaaaaacacaaaccgcATTAA
- the LOC144190876 gene encoding transcription initiation factor TFIID subunit 3-like isoform X1, translated as MCESYGSSLLRVSVAQICQALGWDAVQLTACDLLADVLQRYIQQMGRVCHRYSELYGRTDPVLDDVSQAFRLLGVSLSELDDYVNNLEPVAFPQQLPAFPVGKNNVLQFPQPGTFHFDERKDYIPDYMPPLVSLQEEEEEEVLPDMGTSAEAMQVAMEEDEEDFDDEETVNDENHPLKRPLDSPDEALGMMPTSKRPRMLPGLSPEWGVEPREPLTSLNPQRVPPPPGMLPTHDSLDPPSPETPPGVPPSFRPQPITPKYPDPKVLGTPGKKAKVSSPGRQRTKSPKGVNPLPGGGSPIHSPPKTSKERKKSPARTKSPKSPKSPKTATTTNKPTPPPVKTDAVYKLPLAVLSERMGKENIHARHNVDNKEPEAGSLLKTEPDNGAIEDSISAVIAKARSEREPDPFAFSSGSDSDSNGFSSPRRLTIMDPAGPKTPPIAGLSTSTPLHLQLGPGKWTMEDSINEVIRKVHQGGPSARPPNHEEYVSSGSASPPTPEPLLKVFEEKSKISVVEVKKKLKKELKTKLKKKEKPKDKEREKDKSKVKEKNKEKNKNKDLSKEGKILWKEFGLKDDDLLGQRDSVLAESSAKDKKGKDGDGTSKKDKDKHKDKKKDKEKGKKDKEKKGKDKNKDKDDKQKQAILAPGLPAPLGELPGGLFGASSCLRLPPAVPPLLPLLQDGKSKDKKKDKKEKKKKKEREREKAKEKEREKEEKRKEKEREKEKREKEKEKEKERLRLEKMKADPPAVTPSPVIPRLTLRVGGQDKIVISKVVPNSEAKSQAPKTPAPKSTPANRPRSPPPPPLPLLLPPPPCVPGPPSPLPPAPAPSSASLLSPGPLLSPSSSLKTPVRSVVTETVSTYVIRDEWGNQIWICPGCDKPDDGSPMIGCDDCDDWYHWLCVGILTAPPADQQWFCVKCSSKKKDKKHKKKKHKPH; from the exons ATGTGCGAGAGCTATGGCAGCTCGCTGCTGCGTGTGTCGGTGGCGCAGATCTGCCAGGCTCTGGGCTGGGACGCGGTTCAGCTCACCGCCTGCGACCTGCTGGCAGATGTGCTGCAGCGATATATCCAGCAAATGGGCCGAGTGTGCCACCGCTACTCGGAGCTGT ATGGGAGGACAGATCCTGTGCTGGACGACGTGAGTCAGGCTTTCCGGCTGCTGGGGGTGAGTCTGAGCGAACTGGACGACTACGTCAACAACCTGGAGCCCGTGGCCTTCCCCCAACAGTTGCCAGCCTTCCCCGTTGGCAAAAACAATGTCCTGCAGTTCCCTCAGCCTGGCACCTTCCATTTTGATGAGCGGAAGGACTATATTCCTGATTACATGCCTCCTCTGGTCTCCTTGCAAGAAG aagaggaggaggaggtgcttCCCGACATGGGCACATCAGCCGAAGCCATGCAGGTGGCCatggaggaggacgaagaggacTTTGACGACGAAGAGACGGTCAATGACGAGAACCACCCGCTCAAGAGGCCCCTGGACAGTCCCGACGAGGCCCTCGGCATGATGCCTACGTCCAAGCGGCCACGCATGCTTCCCGGTCTCAGCCCCGAGTGGGGCGTGGAGCCCCGCGAACCCCTCACTTCTCTCAACCCTCAGCGCGTGCCTCCTCCGCCGGGCATGCTGCCCACCCACGATAGCCTTGACCCGCCGTCGCCCGAAACCCCGCCGGGCGTGCCGCCCTCCTTCAGACCGCAGCCTATCACGCCAAAATACCCCGATCCAAAGGTCCTCGGCACCCCCGGCAAGAAGGCTAAAGTCTCCTCGCCCGGAAGACAAAGAACTAAGTCCCCGAAAGGGGTCAATCCTTTGCCGGGGGGCGGCAGTCCCATTCATTCTCCCCCGAAAACGTCAAAGGAGAGAAAGAAATCTCCAGCCAGGACAAAGAGCCCCAAAAGTCCCAAAAGCCCGAAGACGGCGACGACGACCAACAAACCCACGCCTCCGCCGGTTAAGACGGACGCCGTTTACAAGCTGCCCCTAGCTGTGCTTAGCGAGCGCATGGGCAAGGAGAACATCCACGCGCGGCACAATGTGGACAACAAGGAGCCCGAGGCGGGCTCTCTCCTCAAGACGGAGCCTGACAACGGCGCCATCGAAGACTCCATCAGCGCCGTGATAGCCAAGGCTCGTTCGGAGCGGGAGCCCGACCCCTTCGCCTTCTCCTCGGGCTCCGACTCGGACAGCAACGGTTTCTCCAGCCCCAGGAGGCTGACCATCATGGACCCGGCCGGCCCCAAAACCCCACCGATCGCCGGTCTCTCCACGTCCACGCCGCTCCACCTGCAGCTAGGCCCGGGGAAGTGGACTATGGAGGATTCCATCAACGAGGTGATCCGCAAGGTCCACCAAGGCGGGCCCTCGGCACGGCCGCCCAACCACGAGGAGTATGTGTCGTCCGGGTCGGCCTCGCCGCCGACGCCCGAACCGCTGCTCAAGGTTTTCGAGGAGAAAAGCAAGATCTCGGTGGTGGAGGTGAAGAAGAAGCTGAAGAAGGAGCTGAAAACCAAactgaagaagaaggagaagccCAAGGATAAGGAGCGGGAGAAGGACAAGAGCAAGGTGAAGGAGAAAAACAAggagaagaacaaaaacaaggacTTGTCCAAGGAGGGTAAGATCCTCTGGAAGGAGTTCGGCCTAAAGGACGACGACCTCCTGGGCCAGCGGGATTCGGTGCTAGCCGAGAGCTCGGCCAAGGATAAGAAAGGAAAGGATGGGGACGGCACCTCCAAGAAAGACAAGgacaagcacaaagacaaaaagaaggaCAAGGAAAAGGGCAAAAAGGACAAGGAGAAGAAAGGCAAAGACAAGAACAAGGACAAGGACGACAAGCAGAAACAAGCCATCCTGGCACCCGGGCTGCCCGCCCCCCTGGGGGAGTTGCCCGGCGGCCTGTTCGGAGCGTCGTCCTGCCTGCGCCTGCCCCCCGCCGTTCCCCCCTTGTTGCCTCTCCTCCAGGATGGCAAGAGCAAGGacaagaaaaaagacaaaaaggagaagaagaaaaagaaggagaGGGAGCGGGAGAAGGCCAAggagaaagagagggaaaaGGAGGAGAAGAGGAAAGAAAAGGAGCGGGAAAAGGAAAAACGGGAGAAGgaaaaggagaaagagaaagagagactcAGATTGGAGAag ATGAAGGCCGACCCACCGGCGGTCACCCCGTCTCCAGTCATTCCCCGACTGACGCTTCGAGTGGGAGGACAAGATAAAAT TGTTATAAGCAAGGTGGTCCCCAACTCTGAAGCAAAATCCCAAGCGCCCAAGACGCCCGCTCCCAAATCCACCCCGGCGAACCGTCCCCGCTCGCCACCGCCGCCTCCGCTTCCACTCCTGTTGCCGCCCCCGCCGTGTGTGCCCGGACCGCCCTCGCCCCTACCGCCGGCCCCCGCGCCATCCTCTGCCTCGCTGCTGTCTCCGGGCCCTCTGCTTTCGCCCTCCTCTTCCCTCAAGACACCCGTACGCAGCGTGGTGACCGAGACGGTCAGTACATATGTG ATTCGAGACGAGTGGGGTAATCAGATCTGGATCTGTCCCGGGTGCGACAAGCCGGATGATGGCAGCCCCATGATTGGGTGCGACGACTGTGACGACTGGTATCACTG GCTTTGCGTGGGGATCTTGACGGCACCCCCCGCAGATCAGCAGTGGTTTTGTGTCAAATGTTCCAGCAAGAAGAaggacaaaaaacataagaagaaaaaacacaaaccgcATTAA
- the LOC144186941 gene encoding protein TASOR 2-like produces the protein MLVIVRNEDISTHLFEIPRLLELKMSPDVWFAGIDEPQDLLNSTHQELFLGGGFVMLDQPSLESLNLDKVKRLLKLLQDLNKTEKWKWLLHYRDSRRFKENARIRTEEEEKNNLLSWSQEIGLSAVLPYHECDAKSRDHPDYLGCLVHLQVQNIAARFPVFLTDMKIADKFAKSGILTATLNSFLKRFST, from the exons ATGCTTGTCATCGTCAGGAATGAAGACATCTCCACACATCTTTTTGAG ATTCCACGTCTACTCGAGTTAAAGATGTCGCCTGACGTGTGGTTTGCTGGCATTGACGAACCACAAGATCTTCTGAATTCCACTCATCAGGAACTCTTTCTCGGTGGTGGTTTTGTGATGTTGGATCAGCCGTCTTTGGAATCCCTCAACCTTG ACAAGGTAAAAAGATTGCTGAAACTCCTGCAAGATCTTAACAAAACCGAGAAGTGGAAATGGTTGTTACATTACAGAGACAGTCGTCGATTCAAAGAAAATGCAAG GATCAGAAcagaggaagaggagaaaaataatttgttaaGCTGGTCCCAGGAAATTGGACTTTCTGCAGTTCTGCCGTACCATGAATGTGACGCCAAGTCCAGGGACCATCCCGACTATCTTGGGTGTCTGGTGCACTTGCAGGTCCAGAATATTGCAGCCCGGTTCCCTGTGTTTCTGACTG ATATGAAGATTGCTGATAAATTTGCAAAGAGTGGAATTTTGACAGCAACTTTGAACTCTTTCCTCAAGCGATTTTCTACGTGA
- the LOC144190876 gene encoding transcription initiation factor TFIID subunit 3-like isoform X3, producing MPPLVSLQEEEEEEVLPDMGTSAEAMQVAMEEDEEDFDDEETVNDENHPLKRPLDSPDEALGMMPTSKRPRMLPGLSPEWGVEPREPLTSLNPQRVPPPPGMLPTHDSLDPPSPETPPGVPPSFRPQPITPKYPDPKVLGTPGKKAKVSSPGRQRTKSPKGVNPLPGGGSPIHSPPKTSKERKKSPARTKSPKSPKSPKTATTTNKPTPPPVKTDAVYKLPLAVLSERMGKENIHARHNVDNKEPEAGSLLKTEPDNGAIEDSISAVIAKARSEREPDPFAFSSGSDSDSNGFSSPRRLTIMDPAGPKTPPIAGLSTSTPLHLQLGPGKWTMEDSINEVIRKVHQGGPSARPPNHEEYVSSGSASPPTPEPLLKVFEEKSKISVVEVKKKLKKELKTKLKKKEKPKDKEREKDKSKVKEKNKEKNKNKDLSKEGKILWKEFGLKDDDLLGQRDSVLAESSAKDKKGKDGDGTSKKDKDKHKDKKKDKEKGKKDKEKKGKDKNKDKDDKQKQAILAPGLPAPLGELPGGLFGASSCLRLPPAVPPLLPLLQDGKSKDKKKDKKEKKKKKEREREKAKEKEREKEEKRKEKEREKEKREKEKEKEKERLRLEKMKADPPAVTPSPVIPRLTLRVGGQDKIVISKVVPNSEAKSQAPKTPAPKSTPANRPRSPPPPPLPLLLPPPPCVPGPPSPLPPAPAPSSASLLSPGPLLSPSSSLKTPVRSVVTETVSTYVIRDEWGNQIWICPGCDKPDDGSPMIGCDDCDDWYHWLCVGILTAPPADQQWFCVKCSSKKKDKKHKKKKHKPH from the exons ATGCCTCCTCTGGTCTCCTTGCAAGAAG aagaggaggaggaggtgcttCCCGACATGGGCACATCAGCCGAAGCCATGCAGGTGGCCatggaggaggacgaagaggacTTTGACGACGAAGAGACGGTCAATGACGAGAACCACCCGCTCAAGAGGCCCCTGGACAGTCCCGACGAGGCCCTCGGCATGATGCCTACGTCCAAGCGGCCACGCATGCTTCCCGGTCTCAGCCCCGAGTGGGGCGTGGAGCCCCGCGAACCCCTCACTTCTCTCAACCCTCAGCGCGTGCCTCCTCCGCCGGGCATGCTGCCCACCCACGATAGCCTTGACCCGCCGTCGCCCGAAACCCCGCCGGGCGTGCCGCCCTCCTTCAGACCGCAGCCTATCACGCCAAAATACCCCGATCCAAAGGTCCTCGGCACCCCCGGCAAGAAGGCTAAAGTCTCCTCGCCCGGAAGACAAAGAACTAAGTCCCCGAAAGGGGTCAATCCTTTGCCGGGGGGCGGCAGTCCCATTCATTCTCCCCCGAAAACGTCAAAGGAGAGAAAGAAATCTCCAGCCAGGACAAAGAGCCCCAAAAGTCCCAAAAGCCCGAAGACGGCGACGACGACCAACAAACCCACGCCTCCGCCGGTTAAGACGGACGCCGTTTACAAGCTGCCCCTAGCTGTGCTTAGCGAGCGCATGGGCAAGGAGAACATCCACGCGCGGCACAATGTGGACAACAAGGAGCCCGAGGCGGGCTCTCTCCTCAAGACGGAGCCTGACAACGGCGCCATCGAAGACTCCATCAGCGCCGTGATAGCCAAGGCTCGTTCGGAGCGGGAGCCCGACCCCTTCGCCTTCTCCTCGGGCTCCGACTCGGACAGCAACGGTTTCTCCAGCCCCAGGAGGCTGACCATCATGGACCCGGCCGGCCCCAAAACCCCACCGATCGCCGGTCTCTCCACGTCCACGCCGCTCCACCTGCAGCTAGGCCCGGGGAAGTGGACTATGGAGGATTCCATCAACGAGGTGATCCGCAAGGTCCACCAAGGCGGGCCCTCGGCACGGCCGCCCAACCACGAGGAGTATGTGTCGTCCGGGTCGGCCTCGCCGCCGACGCCCGAACCGCTGCTCAAGGTTTTCGAGGAGAAAAGCAAGATCTCGGTGGTGGAGGTGAAGAAGAAGCTGAAGAAGGAGCTGAAAACCAAactgaagaagaaggagaagccCAAGGATAAGGAGCGGGAGAAGGACAAGAGCAAGGTGAAGGAGAAAAACAAggagaagaacaaaaacaaggacTTGTCCAAGGAGGGTAAGATCCTCTGGAAGGAGTTCGGCCTAAAGGACGACGACCTCCTGGGCCAGCGGGATTCGGTGCTAGCCGAGAGCTCGGCCAAGGATAAGAAAGGAAAGGATGGGGACGGCACCTCCAAGAAAGACAAGgacaagcacaaagacaaaaagaaggaCAAGGAAAAGGGCAAAAAGGACAAGGAGAAGAAAGGCAAAGACAAGAACAAGGACAAGGACGACAAGCAGAAACAAGCCATCCTGGCACCCGGGCTGCCCGCCCCCCTGGGGGAGTTGCCCGGCGGCCTGTTCGGAGCGTCGTCCTGCCTGCGCCTGCCCCCCGCCGTTCCCCCCTTGTTGCCTCTCCTCCAGGATGGCAAGAGCAAGGacaagaaaaaagacaaaaaggagaagaagaaaaagaaggagaGGGAGCGGGAGAAGGCCAAggagaaagagagggaaaaGGAGGAGAAGAGGAAAGAAAAGGAGCGGGAAAAGGAAAAACGGGAGAAGgaaaaggagaaagagaaagagagactcAGATTGGAGAag ATGAAGGCCGACCCACCGGCGGTCACCCCGTCTCCAGTCATTCCCCGACTGACGCTTCGAGTGGGAGGACAAGATAAAAT TGTTATAAGCAAGGTGGTCCCCAACTCTGAAGCAAAATCCCAAGCGCCCAAGACGCCCGCTCCCAAATCCACCCCGGCGAACCGTCCCCGCTCGCCACCGCCGCCTCCGCTTCCACTCCTGTTGCCGCCCCCGCCGTGTGTGCCCGGACCGCCCTCGCCCCTACCGCCGGCCCCCGCGCCATCCTCTGCCTCGCTGCTGTCTCCGGGCCCTCTGCTTTCGCCCTCCTCTTCCCTCAAGACACCCGTACGCAGCGTGGTGACCGAGACGGTCAGTACATATGTG ATTCGAGACGAGTGGGGTAATCAGATCTGGATCTGTCCCGGGTGCGACAAGCCGGATGATGGCAGCCCCATGATTGGGTGCGACGACTGTGACGACTGGTATCACTG GCTTTGCGTGGGGATCTTGACGGCACCCCCCGCAGATCAGCAGTGGTTTTGTGTCAAATGTTCCAGCAAGAAGAaggacaaaaaacataagaagaaaaaacacaaaccgcATTAA